The following coding sequences are from one Nicotiana tabacum cultivar K326 chromosome 1, ASM71507v2, whole genome shotgun sequence window:
- the LOC142163086 gene encoding putative protein phosphatase 2C 26 — translation MFRNVYIGHAPYISCTPSLRHHRFCPGDQFLVLSSDGLYQYLSNEEVVSLVENFMEKFPDGDPAQHLIAELLFRAAKKAGNIPVHTPSVELRIKCDLPFFGMDFHELLDIPQGDRRKYHDDVTVMVISLEARIWKSSGKYL, via the exons ATGTTTCGGAATGTGTACATTGGCCATGCTCCTTACATATCTTGTACACCTTCGTTGCGTCACCATAGATTCTGTCCAGGTGATCAGTTTTTGGTTCTCTCCTCTGATGGCCTATACCAATACTTGAGCAATGAGGAGGTGGTCTCTCTTGTTGAGAATTTCATGGAGAAATTTCCAGATGGGGATCCTGCTCAACACCTGATTGCGGAGCTTTTGTTCCGTGCAGCCAAGAAAGCTGGTAATATTCCTGTCCATACTCCCAGTGTGGAGTTAAGGATAAAATGTGACCTTccattttttg GAATGGATTTTCATGAATTGCTGGATATCCCTCAAGGAGACCGCAGGAAGTACCATGACGATGTTACTGTTATGGTGATATCTCTTGAAGCAAGAATTTGGAAGTCGTCAGGCAAATACCTCTGA